One region of Methanosphaera cuniculi genomic DNA includes:
- a CDS encoding DNA-directed RNA polymerase subunit B'': MTKNAWSLVDSYFDEYDIVDHHIRSYNDFLDNKLQEIVDITEPITLDHGEYTIKTGDIEIVKPFIKEADGSKSIIEPSEARLRNLNYSAHMYLDMALVKGDTDDYEMEKVYIGELPVMLKSKACHLHGLNDEELEAVGEDPQDPGGYFIVNGSERAIVTTEEIAPNKIILEQSEKDKEDRRARAVVTSIKSGFRARITLEYRKPHKKGVFLRISFPYVPGEIPLVILLRALGFEKDVDLVNSVSDDINTQFLLIDDIQTTGITTQRDAIKYIGNRVAKGMTEEYRIKRAEDVIDRYLLPHIGVDPEDRIDKAVYLAEMADMLLQVINGEREPHDKDHYANKRLRVSGDLMEDLFRVAFTSLTRDMTYQLERSLSRGKEPSIKQAVRSDVITENIKHAIATGNWVGGRAGVSQLLDRTSYMGTLSHLKRVVSPLSRSQPHFEARDLHPTQFGKICPNETPEGPNCGLVKNLAVVTKISEGYPLKEIEKDIKEMDYIKPLDHNLEVQ, from the coding sequence ATGACAAAAAACGCATGGTCTTTAGTTGATTCATATTTTGATGAATATGATATCGTAGATCACCACATCCGATCTTATAATGATTTTCTAGATAATAAATTACAAGAAATTGTAGATATTACAGAACCAATCACATTAGATCATGGTGAATACACTATTAAAACTGGTGATATTGAAATAGTAAAACCTTTTATAAAAGAAGCAGATGGATCAAAAAGTATAATTGAACCATCCGAAGCAAGACTAAGAAATCTTAACTATTCAGCACATATGTATCTTGACATGGCTCTTGTTAAAGGAGATACTGATGACTATGAAATGGAAAAAGTCTACATAGGTGAATTACCTGTAATGCTAAAATCAAAAGCATGTCACCTACACGGACTTAACGATGAAGAACTAGAAGCAGTAGGCGAAGATCCACAAGACCCAGGGGGCTACTTCATCGTAAATGGATCAGAAAGAGCTATTGTTACAACGGAAGAAATTGCTCCAAACAAAATAATACTAGAACAATCCGAAAAAGACAAAGAAGATAGAAGAGCAAGAGCAGTTGTAACATCAATAAAAAGTGGATTTAGAGCAAGAATAACACTTGAATACAGAAAACCACATAAAAAAGGAGTATTTTTAAGAATATCATTCCCATATGTACCAGGAGAAATACCACTTGTAATACTACTACGTGCACTTGGATTTGAAAAAGATGTAGATCTAGTTAACAGTGTATCTGATGATATTAACACACAATTTTTACTAATTGACGATATTCAAACAACTGGTATAACAACACAACGTGATGCAATTAAATATATTGGAAATCGTGTTGCAAAAGGAATGACTGAAGAATACAGAATCAAAAGAGCAGAAGATGTAATTGACAGATACTTACTACCACATATAGGAGTAGATCCTGAAGATCGTATTGATAAAGCAGTATACCTTGCTGAAATGGCAGATATGCTTCTTCAAGTAATAAATGGAGAACGTGAACCACACGATAAGGACCACTACGCAAACAAAAGACTCAGAGTATCAGGAGATCTTATGGAAGACTTATTCCGTGTAGCATTCACAAGTTTAACACGTGATATGACCTACCAACTAGAACGTAGCTTATCTCGTGGAAAAGAACCATCAATCAAACAAGCAGTAAGATCAGATGTAATAACAGAAAACATCAAACACGCAATTGCAACAGGAAACTGGGTAGGAGGACGTGCAGGAGTAAGCCAACTACTTGACCGTACAAGTTACATGGGAACACTTTCACACCTAAAACGTGTAGTATCACCACTTTCAAGAAGTCAACCTCACTTTGAAGCTCGTGATTTACACCCAACACAATTTGGAAAAATATGTCCAAACGAAACACCAGAAGGACCAAACTGTGGACTGGTAAAAAACCTAGCTGTAGTAACTAAGATTTCAGAAGGATATCCTCTAAAAGAAATAGAAAAAGATATCAAAGAAATGGACTACATAAAACCATTAGATCATAACTTAGAAGTACAATAA
- the rpoA2 gene encoding DNA-directed RNA polymerase subunit A'' — MEIEQVQAVIDENGASYFPIKLVEEITAASERNDLSDDELVTLVLKVKEAYEREEVEPGESVGTIAAQSVGEPGTQMTMRTFHYAGVVELNVTLGLPRLIEVVDARKKISTPTMDIYFTEEFNNDEEFIRKMGNKIGKITLNDVIKNFNVNYMDNTISAEIDQDILDERRLELSEVTSVIEKTFKHVKINNNLLSFETTFSKDEEKMQQGIRELRLLADKIRDLQISGVKGIGKVVIRHEHNEWVIHTEGSNIGAILKIDGVDVERTTTNDIFEIEKVLGIEAARNAIIHELYTTMEEQGLSVDIRHIMLVADMMTADGIVKSIGRHGISGEKASVLARAAFEETGKHLLNASIRGETDNLSGIIENVIVGQPIPHGTGSVGVVMKDKN; from the coding sequence ATGGAAATAGAACAAGTTCAAGCAGTTATTGATGAAAATGGTGCAAGCTATTTTCCAATAAAACTTGTTGAAGAAATTACAGCAGCAAGTGAACGTAATGATTTATCTGATGATGAATTAGTAACACTTGTCTTAAAAGTAAAAGAAGCATATGAACGTGAAGAAGTAGAACCTGGAGAATCAGTAGGTACAATTGCTGCTCAATCTGTAGGTGAACCTGGTACACAGATGACCATGCGTACTTTTCACTATGCAGGGGTAGTAGAACTTAACGTAACATTAGGTCTTCCTCGTCTTATAGAAGTGGTTGATGCTCGTAAGAAGATATCAACTCCTACTATGGATATTTACTTTACAGAAGAATTTAATAATGATGAAGAGTTCATCCGTAAAATGGGTAATAAAATTGGTAAAATTACCCTTAATGATGTAATTAAAAACTTTAATGTTAATTATATGGATAATACAATTTCAGCTGAAATTGATCAAGATATTCTTGATGAACGTCGTCTTGAATTAAGTGAAGTTACAAGTGTAATAGAAAAAACTTTTAAACATGTAAAGATAAATAATAATTTACTGAGTTTTGAAACCACATTTTCTAAAGATGAAGAAAAAATGCAACAAGGTATTCGAGAATTAAGATTACTTGCAGATAAAATCAGAGATCTCCAGATTAGTGGTGTTAAAGGTATTGGTAAAGTTGTTATTCGTCATGAACATAATGAGTGGGTTATTCACACAGAAGGTTCAAATATTGGTGCTATCTTAAAAATTGATGGTGTTGATGTTGAACGTACAACAACAAACGATATCTTTGAAATTGAGAAAGTTCTTGGAATAGAAGCAGCACGTAATGCAATTATCCATGAGTTATATACTACTATGGAAGAACAGGGGCTTAGTGTTGATATTAGACATATTATGCTTGTTGCTGATATGATGACAGCTGATGGTATTGTTAAATCTATTGGTCGTCATGGTATTAGTGGTGAGAAAGCTAGTGTTCTTGCTCGTGCAGCATTCGAAGAAACTGGTAAACACTTACTTAATGCTAGTATTCGTGGAGAAACTGATAACCTCTCAGGTATAATTGAGAATGTTATTGTTGGTCAGCCAATACCTCATGGTACGGGGTCTGTTGGTGTAGTAATGAAAGATAAAAATTAG
- a CDS encoding DNA-directed RNA polymerase subunit A': MKEIFKKVSEIDFGLMSPETIRKMSVTKIVTPDTYDEDGYPIEAGLMDPRLGVIDPGLKCRTCGSKGGECQGHFGHINFARPVIHVGFADTIHKILRSTCRKCGRVLLTDTEKLEYKEKLEEELANGEDISDLLKQIHLTAKKEKCPHCEEEQLEIKIDKPISLVEENYKLTASEVRERLENIPEEDYIFIGINPEVARPEWMVLTVLPVPPVTVRPSITLETGERSEDDLTHKLVDILRINQRLKENLEAGAPQLIVEDLWELLQYHVTTYFDNEASGVPPARHRSGRPLKTLAQRLKGKEGRFRSNLAGKRVNFSARTVISPDPTLSINEVGVPEMIAKEVTVPISVTEWNMEKMKEYIRNGPDVHPGANYIIRPDGRKIRVYDETKETVIENLEPGYIVERHIIDGDIVLFNRQPSLHRMSMMAHEVRVLPYKTFRLNLCVCPPYNADFDGDEMNMHVFQTPEARAEANEIMKVQEHILSPRYGGPIIGAIHDHITGAYLLTHNDTTFPEDKALQIIKRSKMEIPEPKGRDWTGKEIFSLLLPDKLNLVYKSEICRNCEECKHENCEYDAYVVIKNGQLIQGVVDDKGYGSGSGKILDAIVKQFGPSEARYFLDHATKLAVFGGVMQRGFTTGTADEEIPKEAEERIAELLEKSDAKVEQLIQAYENNELEALPGRSLRETLEMKIMQVLGEARDNTGVIAEHYFSTDNSAVIMALTGARGSMLNLTQIATCVGQQAVRGGRINRGYIDRTLPHFRKGDVGSKASGFVHSSYKKGLDPLEFFFHAMGGREGLVDTAIRTAQSGYMQRRLVNALHDLSVHEDGTVRDNRGAIVQFKYGEDGINPAKSDYGQVANLDKLIEEMRLENKEIATDIAK, translated from the coding sequence TTGAAAGAAATATTTAAAAAAGTATCTGAAATAGATTTTGGATTAATGTCACCTGAAACAATCAGAAAAATGTCAGTGACAAAAATAGTAACACCAGATACATATGATGAAGATGGATATCCAATTGAAGCAGGACTAATGGATCCAAGATTAGGTGTAATTGATCCTGGACTTAAATGTCGTACCTGTGGATCAAAAGGTGGAGAATGTCAAGGACACTTTGGACATATAAACTTTGCAAGACCTGTAATACATGTTGGATTTGCTGATACAATTCATAAAATTCTAAGATCAACATGTCGTAAATGTGGACGTGTACTACTAACTGATACAGAAAAACTAGAATACAAAGAAAAACTCGAAGAAGAACTAGCAAATGGTGAAGATATATCAGATTTACTTAAACAAATTCATCTAACAGCAAAAAAAGAAAAATGTCCACATTGTGAAGAAGAACAACTAGAAATAAAAATAGATAAGCCAATATCACTAGTTGAAGAAAACTATAAACTCACAGCAAGTGAAGTACGTGAAAGACTTGAAAATATACCAGAAGAAGATTACATATTCATAGGTATAAATCCTGAAGTAGCACGACCTGAATGGATGGTATTAACAGTATTACCTGTACCACCAGTAACAGTAAGACCATCAATTACCCTTGAAACTGGAGAAAGATCAGAAGATGACCTTACACACAAACTTGTAGATATTTTAAGAATTAACCAAAGACTCAAAGAAAACCTGGAAGCAGGAGCACCACAACTTATTGTAGAAGATCTCTGGGAATTACTTCAATATCACGTAACCACATACTTTGATAATGAAGCAAGTGGAGTACCACCAGCAAGACATCGATCTGGTCGTCCACTTAAAACATTAGCACAACGTCTTAAAGGAAAAGAAGGAAGATTCAGATCAAATCTCGCAGGAAAACGTGTGAACTTCTCAGCACGTACTGTAATATCACCTGACCCAACACTCAGTATTAACGAAGTTGGAGTTCCTGAAATGATTGCAAAAGAAGTAACAGTACCAATTTCAGTTACTGAATGGAACATGGAAAAAATGAAAGAATACATCAGAAATGGACCTGATGTACATCCTGGTGCAAACTATATAATAAGACCAGATGGACGTAAAATACGTGTATATGATGAAACTAAAGAAACAGTTATTGAAAATCTTGAACCAGGTTACATTGTAGAACGTCACATTATAGATGGAGATATTGTACTATTTAACCGTCAACCATCACTTCACCGTATGTCAATGATGGCACACGAAGTACGTGTACTTCCATATAAAACATTCAGATTAAACTTATGTGTATGTCCTCCATATAACGCTGATTTCGATGGGGATGAAATGAACATGCACGTATTCCAGACACCTGAAGCACGTGCTGAAGCTAATGAAATTATGAAAGTACAAGAACACATCTTATCACCTCGTTATGGTGGACCAATTATTGGAGCTATACACGATCATATTACAGGTGCATACTTACTTACTCATAATGATACAACATTCCCAGAAGATAAAGCACTACAAATTATTAAAAGATCTAAAATGGAAATTCCTGAACCTAAAGGACGTGACTGGACAGGTAAAGAAATCTTTAGTTTACTACTACCTGATAAACTTAATCTTGTATATAAATCAGAAATTTGTAGAAATTGTGAAGAATGTAAACATGAAAACTGTGAATATGATGCATACGTTGTAATTAAAAACGGACAACTTATTCAAGGAGTAGTTGATGATAAAGGATATGGATCAGGTAGTGGAAAAATACTTGATGCTATTGTAAAACAATTTGGTCCAAGTGAAGCACGTTACTTCCTTGATCATGCAACAAAACTTGCTGTATTTGGTGGTGTAATGCAAAGAGGTTTCACAACTGGTACAGCTGATGAGGAAATTCCAAAAGAAGCAGAAGAAAGAATTGCAGAACTTCTTGAAAAATCAGATGCAAAAGTAGAACAACTCATTCAAGCATATGAAAATAATGAACTTGAAGCTCTCCCAGGACGTAGTCTTCGTGAAACACTTGAGATGAAAATCATGCAAGTACTTGGGGAAGCAAGGGATAATACAGGGGTTATCGCAGAACATTACTTTAGTACAGATAACAGTGCTGTAATTATGGCATTAACAGGTGCTCGTGGTTCAATGCTTAACTTAACACAGATTGCAACTTGTGTAGGACAACAAGCTGTTCGTGGAGGTCGTATTAACAGAGGATATATTGACCGTACACTACCTCACTTCCGTAAAGGAGATGTAGGATCTAAAGCTAGTGGTTTTGTACACAGTAGTTATAAAAAAGGTCTTGATCCACTAGAATTCTTCTTCCACGCTATGGGAGGACGTGAAGGACTAGTAGATACAGCTATTCGTACAGCACAAAGTGGTTACATGCAAAGACGTCTTGTAAATGCATTACATGATCTTAGTGTACATGAAGATGGAACTGTACGTGATAATCGTGGAGCAATTGTTCAATTTAAATATGGTGAAGATGGAATTAACCCTGCAAAAAGTGATTATGGACAAGTTGCAAACCTAGATAAGCTTATTGAAGAAATGAGACTTGAAAATAAAGAAATTGCAACAGATATTGCAAAATAA
- the rpoB gene encoding DNA-directed RNA polymerase subunit B, producing the protein METVTVQQPVKVYINGKLIGTTEEPEAFVAEVKRKRRSNELTHELNITYYQQNNEIFIFTDPGRARRPLVIVEDGKSQLTDEIIDDVASGKMKWFDLIHEGIIEYIDAEEEENAYIAMFEEDITEEHTHLEIDPSTMLGICAGIIPYANHNSSPRNTMEAGMTKQALGLYVSNYNLRTDTRAHLLHQPQMPVVKTKSMVSTEYDKRPSGQNFVVAILSYQGCNMEDALVMNKASLERGLGRSSFFRSYEASERRYPGGQEDHFEYPESMVRGYRSEEVYKNLDEDGLINPEVSVTSGDVLIGKTSPPRFLEDVDEFGTVAERRRETSVTVRHGEHGIVDKVMLTETIEGNKLAKVKVRDHRQPEYGDKFASRHGQKGVLGLIVPQEDMPFNEEGMCPDLMINPHAIPSRMSIGQIIEMVAGKAGCMEGQRIDGTPFTGVPEDELKRLLKENGFETHGREQLYNGITGERFNAEIFVGVAYYQKLHHMTSDKVYARSRGPVQVLTRQPTEGRAREGGLRFGEMERDCLIAHGAALSLKERLLDESDKYEALICGNCGRLAVRDKIRDRTYCAICGDTETFPVEISYAFKLLLDELKSLCISPNLVLEDKA; encoded by the coding sequence ATGGAGACCGTTACAGTACAACAACCAGTTAAAGTATATATAAATGGTAAACTAATCGGAACAACCGAAGAACCTGAAGCATTTGTAGCAGAAGTAAAAAGAAAAAGAAGATCTAATGAACTAACACATGAGCTAAACATAACATACTACCAACAAAACAATGAAATATTCATATTCACAGATCCAGGACGAGCACGAAGACCACTTGTAATAGTTGAAGATGGAAAATCACAACTAACAGATGAAATTATTGATGATGTAGCTTCAGGAAAAATGAAATGGTTCGACTTAATCCATGAAGGAATAATAGAATATATTGATGCTGAAGAAGAAGAAAATGCATACATTGCAATGTTTGAAGAAGACATAACAGAAGAGCACACACACCTTGAAATAGACCCATCAACAATGCTTGGAATATGTGCAGGAATTATTCCATATGCAAACCATAACTCATCACCACGTAACACAATGGAAGCAGGGATGACAAAACAAGCACTTGGGTTATATGTATCAAACTACAACCTACGTACAGATACAAGAGCTCATCTTCTTCACCAACCACAAATGCCTGTTGTAAAAACCAAAAGTATGGTATCAACAGAATATGATAAAAGACCATCTGGTCAAAACTTCGTAGTAGCAATTCTATCATACCAAGGGTGTAACATGGAAGATGCACTTGTGATGAACAAAGCATCACTAGAACGAGGACTTGGGAGATCATCATTCTTCAGATCATATGAAGCATCAGAACGCAGATACCCAGGTGGACAAGAAGATCACTTTGAATACCCAGAAAGTATGGTACGAGGATACCGTTCTGAAGAAGTATACAAAAACCTAGATGAAGATGGACTAATAAACCCTGAAGTATCAGTAACAAGTGGAGATGTATTAATAGGAAAAACATCACCACCAAGATTCCTAGAAGACGTAGATGAATTTGGAACAGTAGCAGAAAGAAGACGTGAAACAAGTGTAACAGTAAGACATGGAGAACACGGAATTGTAGATAAAGTAATGCTAACTGAAACCATTGAAGGAAACAAACTTGCAAAAGTAAAAGTACGAGACCACAGACAACCAGAATATGGAGATAAATTTGCATCAAGACACGGACAAAAAGGAGTTCTTGGACTCATCGTACCACAAGAAGATATGCCATTTAACGAAGAAGGAATGTGTCCAGACTTAATGATTAACCCACACGCTATTCCATCAAGGATGTCAATTGGACAGATTATCGAAATGGTAGCAGGAAAAGCAGGTTGTATGGAAGGACAACGTATCGATGGAACACCATTTACAGGAGTACCAGAAGATGAACTTAAACGTCTTCTTAAAGAAAATGGATTTGAGACCCATGGACGTGAACAACTCTATAATGGTATAACTGGTGAAAGATTTAATGCAGAAATATTTGTAGGAGTAGCATATTACCAGAAACTACACCACATGACATCAGACAAAGTATATGCAAGAAGTCGAGGACCTGTACAAGTACTCACACGTCAACCAACAGAAGGACGTGCACGTGAAGGAGGACTTAGATTTGGAGAAATGGAACGTGACTGTCTCATAGCACACGGAGCAGCACTATCTCTTAAAGAAAGATTACTTGATGAATCAGATAAATATGAAGCATTAATATGTGGAAACTGTGGAAGACTAGCAGTACGTGATAAAATACGTGATAGAACATACTGTGCAATATGTGGAGATACAGAAACATTCCCTGTTGAAATATCATACGCATTTAAACTACTACTTGATGAACTTAAATCATTATGTATATCACCAAATCTTGTACTAGAAGACAAAGCATAG